One segment of Rosa chinensis cultivar Old Blush chromosome 6, RchiOBHm-V2, whole genome shotgun sequence DNA contains the following:
- the LOC112169397 gene encoding glutamate receptor 2.8 encodes MMKMIKNIHIISLSYSIFLVFSSIFAAVTAQNNPVNVEVGVVLDFDKGFGKMGLSCIKMSLSDFYASHPNYTTRLLLHQRNSPTDVVLTAAAALDLINNVEVQAIIGPESSMQANFVISLGNKSHVPIISFSATSPSLTSIRTPYFIRATQNDSSQVKAISALIQAFGWRQVVPIYVDNEFGEGVIPYLSDALQQVDVRIPYRAVLSSRADDEQIETELLKLMAMQTRVFIVHMLPELGTRVFERAKEIGMMDEGYVWIMTDGMFNMFSYISFGSVVENMQGALGLKPYVPSTNELEDFRVRWKRKFQQDNPGVDDVDLGVFGLWAHDAAKALAMAVEEVVTSSNESFGFQKVNSSGSSNDLERIGVSEIGLRLVEALSRTNFIGLSGRFSLLNGQLQSSTLQIVNVIGKGEKVIGYWTLENGLVRSLNSKTTVNSSYSTSNTSLGSIIWPGDSISAPKGWQIPTSGKKLKILVPIKSGFKEFVNVTHDSSSNTNKVGGYCIDVFEAVKNALPYDIDYELIPFAKPDGESPAGNYNDLVNEVFLGKYDAAVGDLTIRANRSLYIDFTLPFTESGVSMIVPIKDDKNKNAWVFLKPLTWDLWLTSGCFFIFIGFVVWVLEHRINEDFRGPPLHQIGTSFWFSFSTMVFAHRERVVSNLARFVVIIWCFVVLILTQSYTASLTSLLTVQQLQPTVTDVNLLLKNGDNVGYQSGSFVYGILKQLGFQDNKLRTYDTVEQLNELFHNGTANNGIAAAFDETPYMKLFLATYCSKYTMVEPTFKADGFAFVFPKDSPLARDVSRAILNVNEGGEMDKIEDRWFKKQQSCQNTSNNNVSSNSLSLESFWGLFLIAGVASSLALLIFVAMFLYEHKDIRLDSESSFWRKVFVMLRIYDQKDLSSHTFKKSGLQFHTNYPSTPSSYSNHTEAHNVFSEQSTSSPEHGDLSPTNGQSTREIELAIEHP; translated from the exons atgatgaagatgatcaagAATATTcatatcatctctctttcttattcTATCTTTTTAGTCTTCTCTAGTATTTTCGCGGCCGTGACGGCACAGAATAATCCGGTGAATGTGGAAGTCGGGGTGGTTCTTGATTTCGATAAGGGGTTTGGGAAGATGGGGCTGAGCTGCATCAAAATGTCTCTCTCTGACTTCTATGCCTCTCATCCCAATTACACCACCAGGCTGCTTCTGCACCAGAGGAACTCACCCACAGACGTTGTTCTTACAGCTGCTGCAG CTCTGGACCTAATAAATAATGTTGAAGTGCAAGCCATCATAGGCCCAGAATCTTCAATGCAGGCCAACTTCGTTATAAGCCTCGGAAACAAATCCCATGTCCCTATTATCTCATTTTCCGCCACAAGCCCATCTCTCACTTCAATCCGCACCCCGTACTTCATCCGCGCCACTCAAAACGACTCGTCGCAGGTCAAAGCCATTAGCGCCCTAATCCAAGCTTTCGGTTGGCGACAAGTCGTCCCCATCTACGTAGACAACGAGTTCGGCGAGGGGGTCATCCCCTACCTCTCCGATGCTCTACAACAAGTCGACGTCCGAATCCCTTACCGGGCCGTACTTTCGTCAAGGGCCGACGATGAACAGATCGAAACGGAGCTTTTGAAATTGATGGCCATGCAGACAAGGGTCTTCATCGTCCACATGTTGCCTGAACTTGGTACTAGGGTTTTCGAGAGGGCTAAGGAGATTGGGATGATGGATGAAGGTTATGTTTGGATAATGACCGATGGAATGTTCAACATGTTTAGCTATATTAGTTTCGGTTCCGTGGTGGAAAATATGCAAGGGGCTTTGGGTTTGAAACCCTATGTGCCAAGTACAAATGAGCTCGAGGATTTTAGGGTTAGGTGGAAGAGGAAGTTCCAGCAAGACAATCCAGGTGTTGATGATGTGGATTTGGGTGTGTTTGGACTTTGGGCTCATGATGCTGCCAAGGCATTGGCCATGGCAGTTGAGGAGGTAGTGACGAGTAGTAATGAAAGCTTCGGCTTTCAGAAGGTGAATTCTTCTGGTAGTTCTAATGATTTGGAGAGGATTGGAGTGTCGGAAATTGGTCTTCGACTAGTGGAAGCACTGTCAAGGACTAATTTCATAGGGCTTTCAGGGCGTTTTAGCCTCCTAAATGGGCAGCTACAATCATCAACTCTTCAGATTGTTAACGTGATTGGTAAAGGAGAGAAGGTGATAGGGTATTGGACACTCGAAAATGGACTTGTGAGAAGCTTGAATTCCAAAACCACTGTGAACAGCTCATACTCTACCTCGAATACTAGTCTTGGGTCTATTATATGGCCTGGAGACTCCATCTCTGCCCCAAAAGGTTGGCAGATTCCTACAAGTGGGAAGAAGTTGAAGATTTTAGTTCCAATTAAGAGTGGGTTCAAGGAGTTTGTGAATGTCACACATGATTCGAGCAGTAACACAAACAAGGTGGGTGGATACTGCATAGATGTCTTCGAAGCTGTAAAAAATGCATTACCTTATGATATAGATTATGAGTTAATCCCTTTTGCAAAGCCTGATGGTGAGAGTCCTGCTGGTAATTACAATGATTTGGTCAATGAAGTGTTTCTTGGG AAATATGATGCTGCTGTGGGAGATCTAACCATTCGAGCAAACCGGTCCTTGTATATTGATTTTACATTACCATTCACAGAATCTGGGGTATCCATGATTGTGCCCATAAAAgatgacaaaaataaaaatgcatGGGTGTTCTTGAAGCCTTTGACTTGGGACCTTTGGCTAACAAGTGGTTGTTTTTTCATATTCATTGGTTTTGTGGTATGGGTTCTAGAACATCGGATTAACGAAGACTTCCGAGGGCCTCCACTTCACCAGATTGGCACAAGCTTTTGGTTCTCCTTCTCAACCATGGTTTTCGCACACA GGGAAAGAGTAGTGAGCAACTTGGCTAGGTTTGTAGTGATCATATGGTGTTTCGTCGTCCTCATATTGACTCAAAGTTACACCGCCAGTTTAACATCACTATTAACAGTTCAACAGCTCCAACCAACTGTTACTGACGTAAACTTGCTTCTGAAGAATGGGGACAATGTTGGCTACCAATCAGGTTCGTTTGTTTATGGGATTTTGAAACAGCTAGGATTTCAGGATAATAAGCTCAGGACCTATGATACTGTTGAACAATTGAACGAACTTTTTCATAATGGGACTGCAAATAATGGGATAGCGGCTGCATTCGACGAGACCCCCTATATGAAATTGTTTCTTGCAACTTATTGCTCGAAATACACCATGGTTGAGCCAACGTTCAAAGCTGATGGTTTTGCCTTT GTCTTCCCAAAAGACTCACCTCTTGCTCGCGATGTTTCAAGGGCAATCTTAAATGTGAATGAGGGAGGTGAAATGGACAAGATTGAGGATAGATGGTTCAAAAAACAACAGAGTTGTCAAAACACAAGCAACAACAATGTCTCGTCCAACAGTCTTAGCCTCGAGAGTTTTTGGGGCCTCTTCCTCATTGCCGGGGTTGCTTCATCATTGGCTCTCCTCATATTTGTTGCCATGTTCTTGTATGAACACAAGGACATTCGCTTGGATTCAGAATCTTCATTTTGGAGAAAAGTTTTTGTCATGTTAAGAATTTATGACCAAAAAGACCTCAGCAGCCATACTTTTAAGAAGAGTGGACTGCAATTTCACACCAACTATCCCTCGACTCCATCAAGCTATTCAAACCACACTGAAGCACACAACGTGTTTTCGGAGCAGTCAACATCTTCTCCTGAGCATGGTGATTTGAGTCCCACTAATGGTCAATCAACCAGAGAGATTGAATTAGCTATTGAGCATCCTTAG
- the LOC112171756 gene encoding uncharacterized protein LOC112171756, giving the protein MALQATEKVLSINTIVQLNGSNYKKWRTDLDLYLLDQSVDWCLTVAEPVVTNDSTDQEKELHKDWARANRICRLTIMKTLSDTVRGAIPEKALASEYLQSIAEKFTTNDKIEASMLLDKLTSMKFSMNQNMREHLMEMMNIQGQLANLDMRVDEGFFIQLAFKSLPDQHFESLKTTYNAQKDKWNLNELIAVCVQEHERIKKGKEVTVNLVAKPQWKKGNLTDPYYKFLAGVPKPEAAKAK; this is encoded by the exons ATGGCTCTCCAAGCAACCGAGAAAG ttttgagcATCAACACCATAGTTCAGCTGAATGGTAGTAATTACAAGAAGTGGAGGACTGACCTAGACCTTTATTTGCTTGACCAAAGTGTGGACTGGTGCTTAACTGTGGCTGAACCTGTAGTAACCAATGATAGTACAGACCAAGAAAAGGAACTTCACAAAGATTGGGCCAGGGCAAATAGAATCTGTAGATTGACTATTATGAAAACTTTGTCTGACACAGTGAGGGGTGCCATTCCTGAGAAAGCCTTAGCTTCAGAGTACCTTCAAAGCATAGCTGAGAAGTTCACTACCAATGACAAAATAGAGGCTAGTATGCTGCTAGACAAACTGACCAGCATGAAGTTTAGCATGAATCAGAACATGAGAGAGCACCTTATGGAGATGATGAACATTCAAGGTCAGCTAGCCAACCTTGACATGAGAGTAGATGAGGGGTTCTTTATTCAGCTTGCCTTCAAATCCCTGCCTGACCAACACTTTGAGAGTCTGAAAACCACCTACAACGCTCAGAAGGATAAGTGGAACCTAAATGAATTAATTGCAGTTTGTGTGCAAGAACATGAGAGGATTAAGAAAGGGAAAGAGGTGACTGTGAATTTGGTTGCTAAACCTCAGTGGAAAAAGGGAAA CCTCACCGATCCATATTACAAATTCCTTGCAGGGGTTCCAAAGCCAGAGGCAGCCAAGGCCAAATGA
- the LOC121050150 gene encoding glutamate receptor 2.1-like translates to MPYLTDALQEAEAYIPYRSVISPYATDDQIQSELYKLMTMQNSLRSPRHPILAPGVETYVPLTKELQEFLPRWKRQSHEDAATAIFAANLDAFGLWAHDAAIVLAIAVEGVIGSTSSYGLQKSDAVINSTDLSNLPVSQYGSKLLKALSSVRFQGIAGNFSLVDGELQSSTFQIDNVIGGRPRAIGYWNHKMDK, encoded by the exons ATGCCATATTTAACTGATGCCTTACAAGAGGCTGAGGCCTATATTCCCTACCGGAGTGTCATTTCCCCATATGCCACTGATGACCAAATTCAAAGCGAGCTTTACAAGTTAATGACAATGCAAAACAGTCTTCGTTCTCCACGACACCCCATCTTAGCTCCAG GTGTGGAAACTTATGTCCCGTTGACAAAAGAGCTTCAAGAGTTCTTACCACGGTGGAAGAGGCAGTCCCATGAAGACGCTGCAACCGCCATCTTTGCTGCTAACTTGGATGCTTTTGGACTTTGGGCTCATGATGCTGCTATTGTACTAGCCATAGCTGTTGAAGGAGTAATTGGGAGTACAAGTAGTTATGGCCTCCAAAAGTCAGATGCTGTTATCAACTCAACAGATCTTTCTAATCTTCCTGTCTCTCAATATGGTTCAAAACTGCTCAAAGCCTTGTCTAGTGTTAGATTTCAAGGCATAGCTGGAAATTTCAGCCTTGTTGATGGGGAACTTCAATCATCGACTTTCCAGATTGATAATGTCATTGGTGGTAGACCAAGGGCAATTGGATACTGGAACCACAAAATGGACAAGTGA